One Chloroflexota bacterium DNA window includes the following coding sequences:
- a CDS encoding UvrD-helicase domain-containing protein: protein MSPPKTSTARPQLDPDEILAALNPPQQEAVRHTDGPLLILAGAGSGKTRVLAHRVAHLVASGVPPYQIVAVTFTNKAAGEMRDRIAGLIGAQATREATIGTFHAICARILRREGERIGLTRSFTIYDRADQLAVIKESLRRLDLDDKRFAPAALLVFIGQRKDELSDPATAMRQASGFWEETAARVYEAYQRQLAESDAVDFDDLLLRVVLLFEQHPDVLARYQRRWTYLLVDEYQDTNRAQYRLCRLLAAVHHNLAVVGDDDQSIYSWRGADLRNILDFERDWPDATVVKLEQNYRSTQTILDAAHAIVSRLPGRKDKRLWTDRGAGAAVSVFDAYNEYEEAEFVARQVERLASSADRRRGWASLLTQRAEDAPVGDGADGADGASGPLRFGDIAVAYRVNAQSRVLEEAFMRFGIPYQLVGGVRFYERREVKDALAYARLARNPADRVALERVINVPARGIGDKTVSELRAWADGRDASLWAAVEAATENANLATRSRAALAGFAELIRGLVTVAAGEPASSVLEASLERSGLRAGLEDGTEEGEERWANLVELRNHAAEFDEVAAPEGLARFLEEVALVSDQDTLEERPDRVTLITLHAAKGLEFPIVFMVGLEEGLLPYARALDDERELEEERRLTYVGMTRAKDRLFLVHARHRSAWGSGGVEVEPSRFLADLPEDLLEVGGGRRGPSGLGWVRDGGMDDGSGSTPTVWGRIRPGLEPLRPERLPDLDLGSGTFGRTSPVGTGEAAAEGTGEAAAAEATPPELAWRAGDKVRHRRFGDGIVVNSQWVSGDEEVTVAFAGHGVRRLVGSYAGLQRIGR from the coding sequence ATGTCGCCTCCCAAAACCTCGACGGCACGTCCCCAGCTCGACCCTGACGAGATCCTGGCCGCCCTGAATCCTCCCCAGCAAGAGGCGGTCCGGCACACCGACGGGCCACTCCTGATCCTGGCCGGGGCGGGCAGCGGCAAGACCCGGGTCCTCGCCCATCGGGTCGCGCACCTGGTGGCCAGTGGCGTGCCCCCGTACCAGATCGTGGCCGTCACCTTCACCAACAAGGCGGCCGGTGAGATGCGGGACCGGATCGCCGGGCTCATCGGGGCCCAGGCCACCAGGGAGGCGACCATCGGCACGTTCCATGCCATCTGCGCTCGCATCCTGCGGCGCGAGGGCGAGCGTATCGGTCTGACCCGGAGCTTCACGATCTACGACCGCGCCGATCAGCTGGCGGTCATCAAGGAGTCCCTGCGCCGGCTGGACCTGGACGACAAGCGGTTCGCGCCCGCGGCCCTGCTGGTGTTCATCGGTCAGCGCAAGGACGAGCTGTCGGACCCGGCAACCGCCATGCGGCAGGCATCCGGCTTCTGGGAAGAGACCGCCGCCCGGGTGTACGAGGCCTACCAGCGCCAGCTGGCGGAATCGGACGCGGTGGACTTCGACGACCTGCTGCTCCGGGTCGTGCTCCTGTTCGAGCAGCACCCCGACGTGCTGGCGCGCTACCAGCGACGCTGGACCTACCTGCTGGTCGACGAGTACCAGGACACGAACCGGGCCCAGTACCGCCTGTGCCGGCTCTTGGCCGCGGTGCACCACAACCTGGCGGTCGTGGGCGATGACGACCAGAGCATCTACTCCTGGCGCGGCGCGGACCTGCGCAACATCCTCGACTTCGAGCGTGACTGGCCCGACGCCACGGTCGTCAAGCTCGAGCAGAACTACCGATCCACCCAGACCATCCTGGATGCGGCCCACGCGATCGTGTCCCGGCTCCCGGGCCGCAAGGACAAGCGGCTGTGGACCGATCGCGGGGCGGGGGCCGCGGTGAGCGTCTTCGACGCCTACAACGAATACGAGGAGGCCGAATTCGTGGCACGCCAGGTGGAGCGCCTGGCGTCCTCCGCCGACCGACGGCGCGGCTGGGCCAGCCTCCTGACCCAACGCGCGGAAGACGCTCCGGTGGGTGACGGGGCGGACGGGGCGGACGGGGCGTCGGGACCGTTGCGCTTCGGTGACATCGCCGTCGCGTATCGGGTCAACGCCCAGAGCCGGGTGCTGGAGGAGGCGTTCATGCGCTTCGGCATCCCGTATCAGCTGGTGGGCGGGGTCCGTTTCTACGAGCGGCGCGAGGTGAAGGACGCGCTGGCCTATGCGCGATTGGCTCGCAATCCGGCCGACCGGGTGGCCCTGGAGCGCGTCATCAATGTGCCGGCCCGCGGAATCGGGGACAAGACCGTTTCCGAGCTGCGGGCGTGGGCCGACGGCCGCGACGCGAGCCTGTGGGCGGCGGTCGAGGCAGCCACGGAGAACGCGAACCTGGCCACGCGGTCACGCGCCGCCCTGGCGGGCTTCGCGGAGCTGATTCGCGGGCTCGTGACCGTGGCGGCGGGGGAGCCGGCGTCTTCGGTCCTCGAGGCGAGCCTGGAGCGAAGCGGGTTGCGGGCCGGGCTGGAGGATGGGACCGAGGAGGGCGAGGAGCGCTGGGCGAACCTGGTCGAGCTGCGCAACCACGCCGCCGAATTCGACGAGGTGGCGGCGCCCGAGGGCCTGGCCCGCTTCCTCGAGGAGGTGGCCCTCGTCTCGGACCAGGACACGCTGGAGGAGCGGCCGGACCGGGTGACCCTGATCACCCTCCACGCGGCGAAGGGCCTGGAGTTCCCCATCGTGTTCATGGTGGGCCTCGAGGAGGGGCTGCTCCCCTACGCGCGGGCCCTGGATGACGAGCGCGAGCTGGAGGAGGAGCGGCGGCTCACGTACGTGGGGATGACACGGGCCAAGGACCGGCTGTTCCTGGTCCACGCCCGCCACCGCTCGGCGTGGGGGAGTGGCGGGGTGGAGGTCGAGCCCTCCCGCTTCCTGGCCGATCTGCCCGAGGACCTGCTGGAGGTGGGCGGCGGCCGCCGCGGCCCGTCCGGGCTGGGCTGGGTCCGGGACGGCGGCATGGATGATGGTTCGGGCTCGACGCCAACGGTATGGGGCCGGATTCGGCCCGGGCTGGAGCCTTTGCGTCCCGAGCGGTTGCCGGACCTCGACCTGGGGAGCGGGACGTTCGGGCGAACGAGCCCGGTGGGGACGGGGGAGGCGGCCGCGGAGGGGACGGGGGAGGCGGCCGCGGCAGAGGCAACCCCGCCAGAGCTGGCCTGGCGGGCAGGCGACAAGGTCCGGCATCGTCGTTTCGGGGACGGGATCGTGGTCAACTCGCAGTGGGTCAGCGGCGACGAGGAGGTCACCGTCGCCTTCGCCGGCCACGGCGTCCGTCGCCTGGTCGGCTCCTACGCCGGCCTGCAGCGTATCGGCCGATAA